ATGACCGACGTGGCCGACCTCCCGGACGACCTGCCCGCCGTCCGGACGGCGCTGATCGAGTGGTACGAGGCCGACCACCGCGAGTTCCCGTGGCGCGAGACGACCGATCCGTATCCCATCCTCGTCTCGGAGATCATGAGCCAGCAGACCCAACTCGGCAGAGTCGAGGAGGCGTGGGCCGCGTTCCTCGACACCTGGCCGACCGTCGCGGCCCTCGCCGAGGCGGACCGCGCCGACGTGGTGGGGTTCTGGACCGACCACTCGCTGGGCTACAACAACCGCGCGAAGTACCTCCACGAGTCGGCCCGTCAGATCGTCGAGGAGTTCGACGGCGAGTGGCCGACGTCACCCGAGGGCCTGCAGGAGTTGATGGGCGTCGGCCCGTACACTGCCAACGCGGTCGCCTCCTTCGCCTTCGACAACGGCGATGCGGTGGTCGATACGAACGTCAAGCGCGTGCTCTACCGCGCCTTCGACGTGCCGGACGACGACGGCGTCTTCGAGGCGACCGCGAGCGAACTGCTGCCCGCCGGCGAGTCCCGCGTCTGGAACAACGCGATCATGGAACTGGGGGGCGTCGCCTGCGGGAAGACGCCCCGGTGTGACGAGGCTGGCTGTCCGTGGCGTGCGTGGTGTCACGCCTACGAGGTCGGCGACTTCACCGCGCCGGACGTGCCGACCCAGCCGAGTTTCGAGGGCTCTCGCCGGCAGTTCCGGGGGCGAGTCGTCCGCACGCTCGGCGAGTACGACGAACTGGCGCTGGACGATTTGGGACCCAGAATCCGCGTGGACTACGCCCCCGACGGCGAGTACGGTCGGGAGTGGCTTCGTGGCTTGGTCGACGACCTGGCGGACGACGGCCTGCTGGCGGTTCGTGCGGACGGAGACAGCTCCGAGCGCGACGCCGACGGAGACGAGCGTGTCCTCGTCTCGCTCCGGCGGTAGGCAGAGTCGGACTGGATACTTTTCACACCTCGCTACGTCTCGCCGGACATGACGACTGACGACGAGACGACGAAGTCGGCGACAGAGGCCGGAACCGAACCCGAGAGAGACGAGAGTGGGCCACTCGTCGTCGCGGTCGCCGGAAGTCTGCGCGACGAGAGCTACACCCGCCTCGGACTCGACCACGCCCTGCGCGGTGCGGAGGCGGCCGGCGGCCGAACGCGGATGCTCGATCTGCGAGACTACGACCTCCCGCCGCTGGACGCCGACGAGGACGAACAGGGCGACAGCGCCGCGTTCACGGCGGCGATCCGCGAGGCCGACTCGGTGCTGCTCGGCACGCCGGTCTACCACGGATCGTACTCCGGCGTCCTGAAGAACGCGCTCGACTTCTGCGGCTTCGACGAGTTCGAGCACACCACGGTCGGTCTCCTGTCGGTCTCGGGCGGGGCGTTTCCGGTCACGGCGCTCGAACACCTCCGGTCGGTCGGCCGGGCGCTGAACGCGTGGGTGTTGCCGCACCAGGCGGCGATCCCGCGACCTTACCGTGTCTTCGACGACGGCGAGTTCACCGACGAGGGGTTGGAAGAGCGGGTTCGTGTGCTGGGTCGCCGGGCGGTGGAGTACGCGACCATCGAACCCGACCCGAGCACCTTCGAGGGCAGCCAGAACGTCGGCGCACGCGACTGAACACGACTCGCTGTGTCCGCCGATCCGTGGTTCGTTGCCGGAGTACCGGACCCTGACACGCCCAGCACGTAGTGTCTCCCGCCGAACAGTCCGCTCTCGGCACCGCCGTTCCCGCCGGAACCACTACCCTTTTTCAGGCGGTCCGCGCAATTTTTACCACAGCATGAGCCAGCACACAGACGAGGTCTACCGCCACTACGTAGACGGCGAGTGGACGACTGGACACGGCGAGGAGACGTTCGAGAGCGTGAACCCGGCGACGGGCGAGACGCTC
This genomic window from Salinirubrum litoreum contains:
- a CDS encoding A/G-specific adenine glycosylase, with protein sequence MTDVADLPDDLPAVRTALIEWYEADHREFPWRETTDPYPILVSEIMSQQTQLGRVEEAWAAFLDTWPTVAALAEADRADVVGFWTDHSLGYNNRAKYLHESARQIVEEFDGEWPTSPEGLQELMGVGPYTANAVASFAFDNGDAVVDTNVKRVLYRAFDVPDDDGVFEATASELLPAGESRVWNNAIMELGGVACGKTPRCDEAGCPWRAWCHAYEVGDFTAPDVPTQPSFEGSRRQFRGRVVRTLGEYDELALDDLGPRIRVDYAPDGEYGREWLRGLVDDLADDGLLAVRADGDSSERDADGDERVLVSLRR
- a CDS encoding NADPH-dependent FMN reductase gives rise to the protein MTTDDETTKSATEAGTEPERDESGPLVVAVAGSLRDESYTRLGLDHALRGAEAAGGRTRMLDLRDYDLPPLDADEDEQGDSAAFTAAIREADSVLLGTPVYHGSYSGVLKNALDFCGFDEFEHTTVGLLSVSGGAFPVTALEHLRSVGRALNAWVLPHQAAIPRPYRVFDDGEFTDEGLEERVRVLGRRAVEYATIEPDPSTFEGSQNVGARD